A section of the Trachemys scripta elegans isolate TJP31775 chromosome 10, CAS_Tse_1.0, whole genome shotgun sequence genome encodes:
- the DUOXA2 gene encoding dual oxidase maturation factor 2, whose translation MTLFDGVYPFYPQPRKAYAFDVSSIIVIAVFLSLGLSFLLILPGIRGRARLYWLLRVILSLFIGAVIVAVQFTGDWETGQVTANTSYKSFSHTMVNADVGLHIGLGGVNVTLVGNPVNQINETINYNEHFAWRFGVNYDQIYNEGLAKGLPSPILYVAEKFSQQSPCGVYSQYRISGHYASATLWVAFCAWLISNMLFSMPVLVYGGYMILVTGAFMIFSLLSFSTVRNSPMCAIQFGPASLQTVYGASFWLTLATSLLCFLIGVVVVALHHLRPKALKAFFDLSEDEEEGDAMLGEAYGNPHFRASKKNPYDNFALTIEAV comes from the exons ATGACTCTCTTCGATGGCGTCTACCCCTTCTACCCTCAGCCGAGGAAGGCCTACGCGTTCGATGTCAGCTCCATCATCGTCATCGCCGTCTTCCTATCGCTGGGGCTCAGCTTCCTGCTCATCCTGCCGGGGATCCGGGGCCGAGCG AGGCTGTATTGGCTACTCCGGGTTATCCTGAGCCTTTTCATTGGGGCGGTGATTGTTG ctgtgCAGTTCACCGGGGACTGGGAGACTGGCCAGGTGACAGCAAACACCTCCTACAAATCCTTCAGCCACACCATGGTGAACGCCGACGTTGGCCTGCACATCGGCTTGGGGGGAGTCAACGTCACGCTAGTAG GGAACCCAGTGAATCAGATCAATGAAACCATCAACTACAACGAGCACTTTGCCTGGCGCTTTGGAGTAAACTACGACCAAATCTACAACGAGGGCCTGGCGAAGGGGCTGCCCAGCCCCATCCTGTATGTGGCAGAGAAGTTCAGCCAGCAGAGCCCCTGCGGCGTGTACAGCCAGTACAGAATCTCCGGCCACTACGCATCAGCAACTCTCTG GGTGGCATTTTGTGCTTGGCTCATTTCCAACATGCTGTTCTCCATGCCAGTCCTGGTCTACGGGGGCTACATGATCCTGGTCACTGGGGCCTTCATGATCTTCTCGCTGCTCTCCTTCTCCACGGTCAGGAACTCCCCCATGTGCGCCATCCAGTTCGGTCCAGCCTCCTTGCAGACTGTCTACGGGGCATCCTTCTGGCTCACACTTGCAACAA GCTTGCTTTGTTTCCTGATTGGGGTGGTAGTGGTTGCGCTGCACCATCTCCGACCTAAGGCACTGAAAGCCTTCTTTGATCTGAGCGAGGACGAAGAGGAAGGGGATGCGATGCTGGGGGAAGCATATGGCAACCCCCACTTCCGGGCAAGCAAAAAGAATCCTTATGACAACTTTGCACTGACCATTGAGGCGGTCTAG